In a single window of the Nicotiana tomentosiformis chromosome 10, ASM39032v3, whole genome shotgun sequence genome:
- the LOC104103166 gene encoding la-related protein 6C-like, with product MAQMQPEKVASSVQQSTPEKIVAKVDYNKKLAKNNNKQQINAASYNINGGSFKFNVQAPEFVPKSHATIPISRYIYPYFQYVNTTTTTNDWIYGGDQETISFVQEPSFVSTLSQKDILPEELRLKVIKQVEYQLSDMSLLANESLLKQMNKDPKGFVPISSVSATKKIKSLITNNQLTLSHALLSSSKLIVSDDGKKVKRKIPFTDKDKEELMLRTVVAENLPDDHSHHNIEKIFNVAGSVKTIRVCHPQDPNTRTRGDLGISSKLHALIEFEHPEAAEKAAEKLNDERNWRKGLRVKLLLRRSPKSVLKSRKSAFDGCFDDEDWLASELTDDSNHTNHSEIVDNNVEETLATKKTWGKGRVRARQRNQMFNGRGLLVSSPQSSSSSPFEAPLKQATKGPRMPDGTKGFTMGRGKPLNINVQTGVHVV from the exons atgGCACAAATGCAACCTGAAAAAGTTGCTTCTAGTGTCCAACAATCTACTCCAGAAAAAATTGTTGCTAAAGTTGATTATAACAAGAAGCTGGCCAAGAATAATAATAAGCAGCAGATCAATGCTGCTTCTTACAATATTAATGGTGGATCTTTCAAGTTCAATGTTCAAGCCCCCGAGTTCGTGCCGAAATCACATGCCACAATCCCCATTTCAAGATATATTTATCCCTATTTCCAGTATGTTAATACAACAACTACTACTAATGATTGGATATATGGGGGTGATCAAGAAACTATCTCCTTTGTTCAAGAACCAAGTTTTGTTTCAACTTTGTCTCAGAAAGATATCCTTCCTGAAGAGCTCAGGCTAAAAGTCATCAAACAG GTTGAATACCAACTCAGTGACATGAGCTTGCTCGCAAATGAGAGCTTGTTGAAACAAATGAATAAGGACCCTAAAGGCTTTG TTCCCATTTCTTCTGTTTCGGCTACAAAGAAAATCAAGTCCCTCATTACCAACAACCAATTAACGCTTTCTCATGCCCTCCTGTCCTCTTCAAAGCTA ATTGTAAGCGACGATGGCAAGAAGGTCAAACGAAAAATCCCATTCACTGACAAGGATAAAGAGGAATTAATG TTGCGCACTGTGGTGGCTGAAAATTTACCAGATGATCACTCTCATCACAACATTGAGAAAATATTTAATGTGGCTGGAAG TGTCAAAACAATCCGAGTATGCCATCCTCAAGATCCTAACACCCGAACTCGAGGAGACTTGGGCATCAGCAGTAAG CTCCACGCACTGATTGAGTTTGAGCATCCAGAAGCAGCTGAGAAAGCA GCGGAGAAGCTAAATGATGAGAGGAACTGGAGAAAAGGCCTACGAGTGAAGTTGCTGCTCAGACGTTCA CCAAAGTCTGTTCTAAAGAGCAGGAAGTCAGCATTTGATGGCTGTTTTGATGATGAAGATTGGTTAGCTTCTGAATTGACAGATGACTCAAATCACACTAATCACTCGGAAATAGTGGATAATAAT GTCGAAGAGACTTTAGCAACAAAGAAAACATGGGGTAAAGGCCGTGTGAGAGCACGACAACGAAATCAAATGTTCAATGGTCGTGGCCTACTTGTCTCATCTCCACAAAGCAGCAGCTCTAGTCCATTTGAAGCACCTTTGAAACAGGCTACAAAAGGACCAAGAATGCCAGATGGAACCAAAGGTTTCACTATGGGAAGAGGGAAGCCCTTAAATATTAATGTTCAAACTGGAGTACATGTGGTATAA